A region of Cellulophaga sp. RHA19 DNA encodes the following proteins:
- a CDS encoding SusC/RagA family TonB-linked outer membrane protein yields MIIRLKHVIATLVIIITQTAFAQTKTISGLVTDQAGIPLGGVTVIVSGTTNGTSTDFDGNYTIDNVKATDKLDFTYIGMVAQTITVGAKTTINVTLQEDAQALDEVVIVGYGSKKKSLVTGAISSIDSKDIKSTSGQRVEQVLQGRTSGVTVSSSSGAPGSGAKIRIRGAGSSGNSDPLYIVDGMKTSSIVDIAPGDIANLEILKDAASAAIYGTEGANGVVIITTKRGKQGGLKVGFNSQLAIQTVKTNMELMNAEQFVQYMNEAGQANVALNGYDTDWIDETFNNALMFRNDVNLSGATEKLSYYMSASNLNQDGIVGKGNSSFERSTFRANIKADITDWLEAGVNATYSITDKNGIQENSDTRGVIQNMLIIDPLTPVTYSNGQVPQSVYDRATDNGVPVLTANNGSVYGYPSYSTGEVINPVAFANDINKTITDTDQFLGSAYLKFNLFEGFNFTSRFGYENGKTEVRNNVIPYYVSSEAANTKYTTSQTKYETKKWLWENFATYTKAFNDHNFTLLAGYSAEETRFETVLSRNGSVDIDQFTGFDLDLPGYTVEVKDILPAPDNMVSMYGRLSYDFAGKYLFETSIRRDKSDKFPEANRAGTFPAFSAGWVLSKEDFWKEDSKLNYAKLRASWGQNGSRSNLIGNADKTYVIRAINGVGINYEGATGAQISGYSNPNLVWETSEQLDFGADFRAFENRLNFSVDYYKKTTKDAIVNNGGLITPGSAGFQSNEFNAGTIENKGWEFELGYGDTTSGGFRYDFNANLSTLKNEVTEILFVPEGASIIGAGAQQNPDGVTRFTEGQPSWYFYGYKTDGIDTATGEVIKVDTNGDNIVNNADKVKVGSPHPDVLFGGNIALGYKAFDFNLQFQGTIGNDIFATYHQPSRPITNKPVHFYNERWTQPGDVATFPGAANVIDSYDTDLMVEDGSYMRIKQIQVGYTLPKKIAERLKINNLRIYVSLDDYFTFTDYKGLDPEIGNFSYNSIGVDRGFYPTAAKTVFGLSLDF; encoded by the coding sequence ATGATAATAAGGTTAAAACACGTGATTGCTACACTTGTAATTATTATTACTCAAACAGCATTTGCGCAGACAAAGACTATTAGTGGTCTTGTTACAGACCAAGCCGGTATACCACTTGGTGGTGTAACCGTTATTGTATCTGGAACCACAAATGGTACCAGTACAGATTTTGATGGTAACTACACTATAGATAATGTAAAAGCTACAGACAAATTAGACTTTACATATATAGGTATGGTTGCACAAACCATAACTGTAGGAGCTAAAACAACAATTAATGTTACTCTACAAGAAGATGCACAAGCCTTAGACGAGGTTGTAATTGTAGGTTATGGGTCTAAGAAAAAGAGCTTAGTAACAGGTGCAATTTCTAGTATAGACAGTAAAGATATTAAAAGCACATCAGGACAAAGGGTAGAACAAGTTTTACAAGGTAGAACTTCTGGTGTTACTGTTTCTTCTTCTTCTGGTGCGCCAGGTTCTGGAGCTAAAATTAGAATTAGAGGTGCTGGATCAAGTGGTAACTCAGATCCTTTATACATTGTAGATGGTATGAAAACTTCTTCAATTGTAGATATTGCTCCTGGTGATATTGCTAACCTTGAAATTTTAAAAGATGCTGCTTCTGCTGCAATTTATGGTACAGAAGGTGCAAACGGTGTTGTAATTATAACTACTAAAAGAGGTAAGCAAGGTGGTTTAAAAGTTGGTTTTAACTCACAACTAGCTATACAAACCGTTAAAACCAATATGGAGTTAATGAATGCTGAACAATTTGTACAGTATATGAATGAAGCCGGACAAGCTAATGTTGCCTTAAATGGTTATGATACAGATTGGATAGACGAAACATTTAATAATGCATTAATGTTTAGAAATGATGTTAACCTTTCTGGTGCTACAGAAAAATTATCATACTATATGTCTGCATCTAACTTAAACCAAGACGGTATAGTTGGTAAAGGCAATTCTTCTTTTGAGCGTTCTACTTTTAGAGCAAACATTAAAGCAGATATTACAGACTGGTTAGAGGCTGGTGTAAATGCAACTTACTCTATTACAGACAAAAACGGTATTCAAGAAAATAGTGATACCAGAGGTGTTATTCAAAATATGCTAATTATAGATCCGTTAACTCCTGTAACTTATTCAAATGGTCAAGTACCACAGTCTGTGTATGACAGAGCTACAGATAATGGTGTTCCTGTATTAACAGCAAATAATGGTAGTGTTTACGGTTACCCAAGCTATTCTACTGGTGAGGTAATTAATCCTGTTGCTTTTGCTAATGATATTAATAAAACTATAACAGACACAGATCAGTTTTTAGGATCTGCTTACTTAAAGTTTAATTTGTTTGAAGGTTTTAACTTTACATCTAGATTTGGTTATGAAAACGGAAAAACAGAAGTTAGAAACAACGTAATTCCTTACTACGTATCTTCTGAAGCTGCAAATACAAAGTATACTACATCACAAACTAAGTATGAAACTAAAAAGTGGTTATGGGAAAACTTTGCTACATACACTAAAGCATTTAACGATCATAACTTTACATTATTAGCTGGTTACTCTGCAGAAGAAACAAGGTTTGAAACTGTTTTGTCTAGAAACGGTTCTGTAGATATAGACCAATTTACTGGTTTTGATTTAGACTTGCCTGGTTACACTGTAGAGGTTAAAGATATTTTACCTGCTCCAGATAATATGGTTTCTATGTACGGTAGATTATCTTATGATTTTGCTGGTAAATATTTATTTGAAACATCTATAAGAAGAGATAAGTCTGATAAATTCCCAGAAGCTAATAGAGCTGGTACATTCCCTGCTTTTTCTGCTGGTTGGGTATTATCTAAAGAAGATTTTTGGAAAGAAGATTCTAAATTAAACTACGCTAAATTAAGAGCCAGTTGGGGACAAAATGGTAGTAGAAGTAACTTAATAGGTAATGCAGATAAAACGTATGTTATTAGAGCTATTAATGGTGTAGGTATTAATTATGAAGGTGCAACGGGTGCTCAAATCTCTGGATACTCTAACCCTAACTTAGTTTGGGAAACATCTGAGCAGTTAGATTTTGGTGCAGACTTTAGAGCTTTTGAAAACAGATTAAATTTCTCTGTAGATTACTACAAAAAAACTACAAAAGATGCTATTGTTAACAATGGTGGTTTAATTACTCCTGGTTCTGCAGGTTTTCAATCTAACGAATTTAACGCTGGTACTATAGAAAATAAAGGATGGGAATTTGAACTTGGTTATGGAGACACAACAAGTGGTGGTTTTAGATATGATTTTAACGCTAACCTATCAACTTTAAAAAATGAAGTAACAGAGATATTATTTGTTCCAGAAGGAGCTTCTATTATTGGTGCTGGTGCACAACAAAATCCAGATGGTGTTACTCGTTTTACAGAAGGGCAACCATCTTGGTATTTCTACGGTTATAAAACAGATGGTATAGATACTGCTACCGGAGAAGTTATAAAAGTAGATACTAACGGAGATAATATTGTAAATAACGCAGATAAAGTAAAGGTAGGTTCTCCTCACCCAGATGTTTTATTTGGTGGTAACATTGCTTTAGGTTACAAGGCATTTGATTTTAACTTACAATTTCAAGGTACAATTGGTAATGATATTTTTGCTACCTACCACCAACCATCTAGACCTATTACTAACAAGCCAGTACATTTTTATAACGAAAGATGGACACAACCTGGTGATGTAGCTACTTTTCCTGGTGCTGCCAATGTAATAGATTCTTATGATACAGATTTAATGGTAGAAGATGGTTCTTATATGAGAATTAAGCAAATACAAGTTGGTTACACACTACCTAAGAAGATTGCAGAAAGACTAAAAATAAACAATTTAAGAATCTATGTATCTTTAGATGACTACTTTACGTTTACAGACTATAAAGGCTTAGACCCAGAAATTGGTAACTTTAGCTATAATTCTATTGGTGTAGATAGAGGTTTTTATCCAACTGCTGCTAAAACAGTATTTGGCTTATCATTAGACTTTTAA
- a CDS encoding RagB/SusD family nutrient uptake outer membrane protein, with the protein MKKIIIAMVTILFIGGVTACSEDFTTNPREDGEDLETFFLEEENVDAAIIGIYDLMQHTYSVDWHSAFLVKQLPGDDMNAAGGNSGDQPQLQDIDDYANVSTSNQSIESVWNLFYRTISLSNLVIENIKDSDLSNKELALAEAKFLRAWSYFELTTMFGDIPLRLTIPSTADEFGIAKSPRADIYTQVKADLTDAIAGLPDKTALAEDFRVSKGAAQALMGKVLVFEGLYGEAIPFFEAVISNPAHDLEATAADAWAIDYEFGKESLFEIGFISTTGRDWGNFAWGGRNENNIHIQLMGPRGDGIFDVSTVGLINGWGFNLPTAKLMDAFDAAGDTDRKLATVMTEEELIAAGGSVDESAATGGSIWDYEGGIRIKYATKEEDTSADGVKELNYGTNYKLFRYAELLLLAAEAYNKDNKDGLARAELNKVRNRAGLADVDASLAGDDLFEAIVNEKFLELAHEGQRFWDLVRWGKAATELAGTGYSSKNDLFPIPETEIEKNSELTQADQNPGY; encoded by the coding sequence ATGAAAAAAATTATAATCGCAATGGTAACTATCCTTTTTATTGGAGGAGTTACTGCATGTAGTGAGGATTTTACAACAAATCCGCGAGAAGACGGAGAAGATTTGGAAACGTTTTTTCTTGAAGAAGAAAACGTAGACGCAGCCATAATTGGTATTTATGACTTAATGCAACACACCTACTCTGTAGATTGGCATAGTGCATTTTTAGTAAAACAATTACCTGGTGATGATATGAATGCTGCTGGTGGTAATAGCGGTGATCAACCACAATTACAAGATATAGATGATTATGCAAACGTATCTACATCTAACCAATCTATAGAAAGTGTATGGAACTTGTTTTACAGAACAATTTCATTATCAAACTTAGTAATAGAAAACATTAAAGACAGTGATTTAAGTAACAAAGAATTAGCATTAGCTGAAGCTAAATTTTTAAGAGCTTGGTCTTATTTTGAGCTTACTACAATGTTTGGTGATATCCCTTTAAGATTAACAATACCATCTACAGCAGATGAATTTGGAATTGCTAAGTCTCCCAGAGCTGATATTTACACACAAGTAAAAGCAGATTTAACAGATGCAATTGCTGGCCTACCAGATAAAACAGCTTTAGCAGAAGACTTTAGAGTATCTAAAGGTGCTGCACAAGCCTTAATGGGTAAAGTATTAGTTTTTGAAGGCTTATACGGAGAAGCTATTCCGTTTTTTGAAGCTGTAATTTCTAATCCAGCACACGACTTAGAAGCAACTGCTGCAGATGCGTGGGCTATAGATTATGAGTTTGGAAAGGAATCTTTATTTGAAATTGGTTTTATTTCTACTACCGGAAGAGACTGGGGTAACTTTGCTTGGGGCGGAAGAAATGAAAACAACATACATATACAGTTAATGGGACCTAGAGGTGATGGTATTTTTGATGTATCTACAGTAGGTTTAATTAATGGTTGGGGCTTTAACCTACCAACAGCTAAACTTATGGATGCTTTTGATGCAGCTGGTGATACAGACCGTAAATTAGCTACTGTTATGACAGAAGAAGAGTTAATTGCTGCTGGTGGTAGCGTAGATGAGTCTGCAGCAACTGGAGGTTCTATTTGGGATTATGAAGGTGGTATTAGAATTAAGTATGCTACAAAAGAAGAAGATACTAGTGCAGATGGCGTAAAAGAATTAAACTATGGTACAAACTATAAATTATTCCGTTACGCAGAACTATTGTTATTAGCTGCCGAAGCTTATAATAAAGACAACAAAGATGGTTTGGCAAGAGCCGAGTTAAATAAAGTTAGAAACAGAGCTGGTTTAGCAGATGTAGATGCATCTTTAGCTGGTGATGATTTATTTGAGGCTATTGTAAATGAAAAGTTCTTAGAGTTAGCTCATGAAGGACAACGTTTTTGGGATTTAGTTCGTTGGGGTAAAGCTGCAACAGAATTAGCAGGAACAGGATATTCGTCTAAAAATGATTTATTCCCTATTCCAGAAACAGAAATAGAAAAGAATTCTGAATTGACACAAGCAGATCAGAATCCAGGATATTAG
- a CDS encoding GbsR/MarR family transcriptional regulator, translating to MKKNMCSKKGTLVEKLGVHIESNNGYSPIASRVLAYIILTGKTGTTFEDLVSLLCASKSTISTQLNYLTDIKEIEYFTKTGDRKKYYVITSNKIKSHISNMIQKWEVEKELHQEVRDYKNEINDLETTAEDEKFDLTFHNNYIQFLNQAITSISKLNVDNINL from the coding sequence ATGAAGAAGAATATGTGCAGCAAAAAAGGTACACTAGTAGAAAAGCTAGGAGTGCATATAGAATCTAACAATGGATATTCTCCTATAGCTTCTAGGGTGCTTGCTTATATTATCCTAACAGGAAAAACAGGGACAACTTTTGAAGATTTAGTATCATTATTATGCGCTAGTAAAAGTACCATATCAACTCAGCTAAATTATTTAACAGATATAAAAGAGATAGAATATTTTACCAAAACTGGTGATCGTAAAAAATACTATGTTATTACTTCCAATAAAATTAAAAGTCACATTTCTAATATGATTCAGAAATGGGAAGTAGAAAAAGAGCTACACCAAGAAGTTAGAGATTATAAAAATGAAATTAATGATTTAGAAACCACTGCAGAAGATGAAAAATTTGATTTAACATTTCACAACAATTACATACAATTTTTAAACCAAGCAATTACGTCCATTTCAAAACTAAACGTGGACAACATTAACCTATAA
- a CDS encoding efflux RND transporter periplasmic adaptor subunit — MKKRTISRIIIPMAAFLVIVSCGSKQEQQAPQAPPAPFPVAQLQTKTVTSYKEYPTTIEGIINSDVRAKTSGYIQKVLVDEGQKVRKGQVLFRLETQSLSQDAGAAKARINVAQVEVNKLIPLVEKNIISAVQLETAKANLAQAKANYSSVSANIGYATIKSPVDGYVGAINFREGALISPSDPTPLTTVSDISKVYAFFSLNETQYLDFLEKAEGKTLNEKLANYPEVSLILANGSTYSEKGKIQTSTGQINPNTGTVSLRAIFNNPNRLITNGNSGKIQIPNTFKNAIVVPQQATYEQQGNVMIFKVGEDNKVTTSIIKIKSTVDNLYVVESGLDLKDKIVTTGVGKLKNGVVIAPQETSFDDAIKPIATLFKN; from the coding sequence ATGAAAAAGAGAACTATTAGTAGAATTATAATTCCAATGGCAGCATTCCTAGTCATTGTTAGCTGTGGAAGCAAGCAAGAACAGCAAGCACCACAGGCACCACCAGCACCGTTTCCGGTTGCACAATTACAAACTAAAACAGTAACAAGTTACAAAGAGTACCCTACTACAATAGAAGGTATTATAAATAGTGATGTTAGGGCAAAAACATCTGGTTACATACAAAAAGTATTAGTAGACGAAGGGCAAAAAGTACGTAAAGGTCAGGTTTTATTTAGATTAGAAACACAGTCTTTAAGTCAAGATGCTGGTGCTGCAAAAGCACGTATTAACGTTGCCCAAGTAGAGGTTAACAAATTAATACCACTAGTAGAAAAAAATATTATTAGTGCAGTACAACTAGAAACAGCAAAAGCTAATTTAGCACAAGCAAAAGCTAATTACAGTAGTGTAAGTGCAAATATTGGCTATGCTACAATTAAAAGTCCTGTAGATGGTTATGTTGGTGCTATTAATTTTAGAGAAGGAGCGTTAATTAGTCCAAGTGACCCTACTCCACTTACTACAGTTAGTGACATTAGCAAAGTTTATGCATTTTTCAGCTTAAACGAAACACAATATTTAGACTTTTTAGAAAAAGCAGAAGGTAAAACCTTGAATGAAAAATTAGCAAATTACCCAGAGGTAAGCTTAATTTTAGCAAATGGCAGTACGTATTCTGAAAAAGGTAAAATACAAACTAGTACAGGACAAATAAACCCTAACACTGGTACCGTAAGTTTAAGAGCCATATTTAACAACCCTAACCGTTTAATAACAAATGGTAACAGTGGTAAAATACAAATACCAAATACGTTTAAAAATGCAATTGTTGTACCACAACAAGCAACTTACGAACAACAAGGTAATGTAATGATATTTAAAGTAGGAGAAGATAATAAGGTAACTACATCTATCATTAAAATAAAGTCTACTGTAGATAATTTATATGTTGTAGAATCTGGTTTAGATCTTAAAGACAAAATTGTTACAACTGGTGTAGGCAAATTAAAAAATGGTGTGGTAATAGCTCCTCAAGAAACTTCTTTTGATGATGCCATAAAACCTATAGCTACATTATTTAAAAACTAA
- a CDS encoding efflux RND transporter permease subunit, with protein sequence MLKTFIERPVLSTVISIIIVVLGVISITSLPIEEYPDIAPPTIKVSASYTGANAETVLESVIIPIEEQINGVEGMSYITSTASNNGTAEITVYFDQEIDADIAAVNVQNRVARANPLLPQEVIQTGVTTQKQETSALMFISMYSENEDYDATFIQNYLKINVIPAMQRISGVGDVSVFSQQDYAMRIWLKPEKLAAYNLIPSDISAALAEQNLEAAAGSLGENNGEAFTYTLTYSGRFKEQKQYGDIIIKALGNGEFLRLNDVATIELDAQSYSSNAMSLGNPAVFMGIFQTKGSNAQEIIENIKTTLTSVEKDLPEGLNIFVPYDTSLFLNASIEKVISTLVEAFLLVFLVVFIFLQDFRSTLIPAIAVPVSIIGTFFFLNVFGYSINLLTLFALVLAIGIVVDDAIVVVEAVHAKMDEGVKNPKKATLIAMNEISGAIISITLVMAAVFIPVTFITGPTGVFYEQFGVTLIIAILISAVNALTLSPALCALLLKEHKHDEELKGKSPLQRFYTLFNRGFNATINRYGKSLQFLYKRKFVSVLLLIIAGVGIYWASQTTPTGFVPDEDRGIIFANIELPAGSSLDRTDAVARNLYSKINGIEGIAAVNFIKGRSLISGAGTNYGFGIIKLKDWTEREDPSTSVQAITGKLFGVVSTMPEANIIFFSPPSIRGFGNSAGFEVNLLDKFGGEFTDLDKTNKEFAMALMSHPEIKYAQSSFNTSYPQYEMDINVPLAKEKGVSVSSIFSTLQGYIGGVYASDFSRFGKQFRVYIQALPEDRASIENLNSMYVRTDAGEMTPITQFVNLERVYGPQSVTRFNLFNSTKITGATNDGFSTGDAIRIIEEEAAKLPSNYTVAYSGLTREEVSAGNQTTFIFILSILFVYFLLSAQYESYLLPFAVVLSLPFGVFGAYISTKFLGLENNIYFQIALIMLIGLLAKNAILIVEFALQRRKAGESIVDAAIDGAKSRLRPILMTSFAFILGLMPLALAKGVGAEGNNSIGTGAAGGMLIGTILGVFVIPILFILFQWLQEKVSGKPAIQTTEE encoded by the coding sequence ATGTTAAAAACATTTATTGAAAGGCCCGTTCTTTCAACAGTAATATCTATTATAATTGTTGTACTTGGTGTTATAAGTATAACAAGTTTACCAATAGAAGAATACCCAGATATTGCGCCACCAACAATTAAGGTGTCGGCATCATATACAGGAGCCAATGCAGAAACTGTATTAGAGAGTGTAATTATTCCTATAGAGGAGCAAATTAACGGTGTAGAAGGTATGAGTTATATTACCTCTACAGCATCAAACAATGGTACTGCTGAAATTACAGTTTATTTTGATCAGGAAATAGATGCAGATATTGCTGCTGTAAACGTACAAAACCGTGTTGCAAGAGCAAATCCGCTATTACCGCAAGAAGTAATACAAACAGGTGTAACTACGCAAAAGCAAGAAACTAGTGCTTTAATGTTTATATCTATGTATTCTGAGAATGAAGATTATGATGCTACATTTATTCAGAATTACCTAAAAATAAACGTTATACCAGCAATGCAACGTATTAGTGGGGTTGGTGATGTATCTGTATTTTCTCAGCAAGACTATGCTATGCGTATTTGGTTAAAACCAGAAAAGCTAGCTGCTTATAATCTAATACCATCAGATATTTCTGCTGCTTTAGCAGAACAAAATTTAGAAGCTGCTGCTGGTTCTTTAGGAGAAAATAATGGTGAAGCATTTACATACACATTAACATATAGTGGACGTTTTAAAGAGCAAAAACAATATGGAGATATTATAATTAAAGCATTAGGTAACGGAGAATTTTTACGTTTAAATGATGTTGCTACAATAGAATTAGATGCACAATCTTACTCTTCTAACGCAATGAGTTTAGGAAACCCTGCTGTATTTATGGGTATTTTTCAAACAAAAGGTTCTAATGCTCAGGAGATTATAGAGAATATTAAAACTACTTTAACCTCTGTAGAAAAAGACCTACCAGAAGGTTTAAATATATTTGTTCCTTATGACACAAGTTTATTCTTAAACGCATCTATAGAAAAAGTAATTAGTACACTTGTTGAAGCCTTTTTATTGGTTTTCTTAGTTGTATTTATCTTTTTGCAAGATTTTAGATCTACTTTAATTCCTGCAATTGCAGTTCCTGTATCTATTATTGGTACATTCTTTTTCCTTAATGTTTTTGGGTACTCAATTAACCTTTTAACATTATTTGCTTTAGTGCTGGCTATTGGTATTGTGGTAGATGATGCTATTGTTGTGGTAGAGGCCGTCCACGCAAAAATGGATGAAGGGGTTAAAAACCCTAAAAAGGCTACACTTATAGCAATGAACGAGATTTCTGGAGCCATTATATCTATTACATTAGTAATGGCAGCTGTATTTATTCCGGTAACATTTATTACTGGTCCTACTGGTGTGTTTTATGAGCAATTTGGAGTTACTTTAATTATTGCCATATTAATTTCTGCAGTAAACGCATTAACATTAAGTCCGGCTTTATGTGCTTTATTATTAAAAGAACATAAACATGATGAAGAGTTAAAAGGCAAAAGTCCTTTACAACGTTTTTACACTTTGTTTAACCGTGGTTTTAATGCTACTATAAACAGGTATGGTAAATCGCTTCAATTTTTATACAAGAGAAAATTTGTATCTGTATTATTATTAATAATTGCAGGTGTAGGTATCTACTGGGCTTCACAAACAACACCAACAGGTTTTGTACCAGATGAAGATAGAGGTATTATTTTTGCTAACATAGAATTACCTGCGGGTTCTTCTTTAGATAGAACTGATGCTGTTGCTCGTAATTTATATTCTAAAATAAACGGTATAGAAGGTATTGCCGCTGTTAACTTTATTAAAGGTAGAAGTTTAATTAGTGGTGCTGGTACCAACTACGGTTTTGGTATTATTAAATTAAAAGATTGGACAGAGCGTGAAGATCCTTCTACATCTGTACAAGCAATTACAGGTAAGTTATTTGGTGTAGTATCTACAATGCCAGAAGCTAATATTATTTTCTTTTCTCCACCAAGTATACGTGGTTTTGGTAACTCTGCCGGTTTTGAGGTTAACTTGCTAGATAAATTTGGAGGTGAATTTACAGACTTAGACAAAACAAACAAAGAGTTTGCAATGGCTTTAATGTCTCACCCAGAAATTAAGTATGCACAATCTTCGTTTAATACGAGTTACCCACAGTATGAGATGGATATTAATGTACCACTAGCTAAAGAAAAAGGAGTATCTGTTAGCAGTATCTTCTCTACTTTACAAGGGTATATTGGTGGAGTATACGCATCAGATTTTTCTAGATTTGGAAAACAATTTAGAGTATACATACAGGCATTACCTGAGGATAGAGCTAGTATTGAAAACCTAAACAGTATGTATGTTAGAACAGATGCTGGTGAAATGACGCCTATTACACAATTTGTAAACTTAGAGCGTGTATATGGGCCACAATCTGTAACTCGTTTTAACCTATTTAATTCTACAAAAATAACAGGAGCAACTAATGATGGGTTTAGTACAGGTGATGCTATTAGAATTATTGAAGAAGAAGCAGCCAAATTACCTAGTAATTACACCGTTGCATATTCTGGTTTAACAAGAGAAGAAGTAAGTGCTGGTAACCAAACTACATTTATTTTTATACTAAGTATCTTATTTGTTTACTTTTTATTAAGTGCCCAGTACGAGAGTTACTTGCTGCCATTTGCAGTAGTGTTATCTCTACCATTTGGTGTATTTGGAGCTTATATTAGTACTAAGTTCTTAGGATTAGAAAATAACATATACTTTCAAATTGCACTAATAATGCTTATTGGTCTACTTGCTAAAAATGCCATATTAATTGTGGAGTTTGCTCTGCAACGCAGAAAAGCAGGCGAATCTATTGTAGATGCTGCTATAGACGGTGCTAAGTCTCGTTTAAGACCAATTTTAATGACCTCTTTTGCTTTTATTTTAGGTTTAATGCCATTAGCGTTAGCAAAAGGTGTTGGTGCAGAAGGTAACAATTCTATTGGTACTGGTGCAGCAGGTGGTATGTTAATAGGTACAATATTAGGTGTATTTGTTATTCCAATACTGTTTATTTTATTTCAATGGTTACAAGAAAAAGTTTCTGGTAAACCAGCAATTCAAACTACAGAAGAATAA
- a CDS encoding efflux transporter outer membrane subunit, translating into MRSTIKYKFISKTALIVVVAFTLQSCFVAKDYNRPELPETEALYRTDNLPTDSISMANVSWKNLFTDNYLEQYIAEGLQNNLDIRIAIQQLAAAEAYAKQGKAGYFPTLSVGPNYTHQELSKNSQFGSFLSNTSTDQYDITANLSWEADIWGKIRSNKRATQAAYMQSVAGHQAVKTQLISSIANTYYNLLALDAQLAITKETIKTRESSVETIKALKDAGNVTQVAVDQNIAQYNSAKALKVDIEAAIFRTENTLSILLGKAPQNFKRSSLDIQKIETDLALGVPSTLLSNRPDVMAAEYGLINSFELTNVARSSFYPSLTLTASGGYQSLELDKLLDANSLFANIVGGLTQPIFNQRKLKTQKEVALAQQEQSLLQFKKTLLTAGSEVSNALYTYNAETEKYEYRQKEVEALRRAEQNSEELLKNGYANYLDLLTARESALNAELNIIDSKLQQLTSIVNLYEALGGGWK; encoded by the coding sequence ATGAGATCTACAATAAAATATAAATTTATTAGCAAAACAGCACTTATAGTAGTTGTTGCTTTTACACTACAAAGTTGTTTTGTTGCTAAGGATTACAACAGGCCAGAGTTACCAGAAACCGAGGCCTTATACAGAACAGACAATTTGCCTACAGATAGTATATCTATGGCAAATGTGTCTTGGAAAAATTTATTTACTGATAATTATTTAGAGCAGTACATTGCAGAAGGTTTACAAAACAATTTAGATATTAGAATTGCTATTCAACAATTGGCTGCTGCAGAAGCTTATGCTAAGCAGGGTAAAGCAGGATATTTTCCAACATTAAGTGTTGGTCCTAATTACACACACCAAGAATTATCTAAAAACAGTCAGTTTGGTTCTTTTTTAAGTAACACATCTACAGACCAGTATGATATTACCGCTAACCTATCATGGGAAGCAGATATCTGGGGAAAAATTAGAAGTAACAAAAGAGCTACACAGGCTGCCTATATGCAAAGTGTTGCAGGTCACCAAGCTGTAAAAACGCAACTTATTTCTAGTATAGCAAATACGTACTATAATTTATTGGCTTTAGATGCTCAATTAGCTATTACTAAAGAAACAATTAAAACTAGAGAAAGTAGTGTAGAAACAATTAAAGCCTTAAAAGATGCTGGTAATGTAACGCAAGTTGCAGTAGACCAAAACATAGCACAATACAATAGTGCAAAAGCTTTAAAGGTAGATATTGAAGCTGCAATATTTAGAACAGAAAATACATTAAGTATATTATTAGGTAAGGCTCCCCAAAACTTTAAAAGAAGTAGCTTAGACATACAAAAAATAGAGACAGATTTGGCTCTTGGTGTACCGTCTACCCTACTTAGCAACAGACCAGATGTTATGGCAGCAGAATATGGTTTAATAAATTCTTTTGAGCTTACAAATGTAGCTCGTAGTAGTTTTTATCCATCTTTAACATTAACAGCTTCTGGAGGTTACCAAAGTTTAGAGTTAGATAAGTTGTTGGATGCTAACTCACTTTTTGCAAATATTGTTGGTGGTTTAACGCAGCCTATTTTTAATCAGCGTAAGTTAAAAACACAAAAAGAAGTTGCATTGGCACAACAAGAGCAATCTTTATTACAGTTTAAAAAGACACTTTTAACAGCTGGCTCTGAGGTTTCTAATGCCTTGTATACTTACAATGCAGAAACTGAAAAATATGAGTATAGACAAAAAGAAGTTGAAGCTTTACGCAGAGCAGAACAAAACTCAGAGGAATTACTTAAAAACGGGTACGCAAACTACCTAGATTTATTAACTGCCAGAGAAAGTGCTTTAAATGCAGAGCTTAATATTATTGATAGCAAATTACAACAACTAACAAGTATTGTAAATTTATATGAAGCTCTTGGTGGCGGTTGGAAATAA